The Garra rufa chromosome 8, GarRuf1.0, whole genome shotgun sequence genome has a segment encoding these proteins:
- the LOC141341209 gene encoding uncharacterized protein, translated as MVPVLLEGQRYVLTYRFSQDHLELLFNSIRASGGWNNNPNASQFKYIFRKLMARCGVVKPCRGNVTAQDETETLPAVIDTSTSLSTVDMSSAAGGEEDLPSPFADIPALLHDHSYLPVRFNGLVDNALVYISGFVVRRALKKLSCDVCRASLVTDAASAIKDQSYHLLSLKNNGGLVIPSEGTVRVVRAAEWVIRQASASFKRSQPIKQLEVMYIVRKRIGSEDVFALGEHISETQYGIDSHHHTLLTLVVSLFFKLRLHHIAKLTTLSLQSNNMRQKHNKLVLFKGH; from the exons ATGGTTCCTGTGCTGCTTGAAGGCCAGCGATATGTCCTGACCTACAGATTCAGCCAGGACCACTTGGAACTCCTGTTTAACTCCATCAGAGCATCCG gtgGCTGGAATAACAACCCCAATGCCAGCCAGTTTAAGTATATATTTAGAAAGCTGATGGCCCGGTGCGGAGTTGTGAAGCCATGCAGAGGGAATGTAACAGCACAGGATGAGACCGAGACCCTACCAGCGGTTATCGACACCTCTACAAGCCTGTCAACTGTAGATATGTCCTCTGCAGCAGGAGGAGAAGAAGATCTTCCCTCTCCGTTTGCTGACATTCCTGCATTGTTACATGACCACAGTTACCTTCCCGTCCGCTTCAATGGTCTTGTGGACAATGCTCTCGTGTACATTTCAG GATTTGTTGTGCGAAGGGCTCTGAAGAAGCTGTCCTGTGATGTCTGCCGTGCCAGCCTGGTGACAGATGCTGCATCTGCCATCAAGGACCAGAGTTACCACCTACTGTCTCTGAAAAACAATGGAGGCCTGGTGATTCCCTCAGAGGGAACAGTGAGGGTCGTCAGGGCAGCAGAGTGGGTCATTCGCCAGGCATCAGCGAGTTTCAAACGATCACAGCCCATCAAACAGCTGGAGGTCATGTACATTGTACGGAAGAGGATCGGGTCAGAGGATGTGTTTGCGCTCGGGGAGCACATCAGTGAAACACAGTATGGCATAGACAGCCACCACCATACACTGTTGACATTAGTTGTTTCCCTGTTTTTTAAGCTAAGGCTTCACCACATAGCGAAATTGACTACACTTAGCTTACAGAGCAACAACATGCGACAGAAACACAACAAATTAGTCCTTTTCAAAGGGCATTAG
- the lcmt2 gene encoding tRNA wybutosine-synthesizing protein 4: MPVNSKKELGKDTAVQGTNDSSVVSKVSAAAQGYFHDDFLKHFVCKVSRRAPLINRGYYVRWKAVDHCVKQFFHATRSCSRRQILSLGAGFDSLYFRLHAEGALKCVTVFEVDFPEVARRKAALINSNTCLRDVLPDWETVSNKQTNAVFIRSGHYNLIGVDVRKEQEVEATLSGAGLQWDAPTLILSEVVLTYMETQWSDAVIGWAAKLFPQSMFVMYEQIHPDDPFGRVMQNHFLKLNSTIHALKQYPDTVAQTQRFIQKGWEKCVCLDMNQFYFDLLPEDERQRVEGLEPFDEFEEWHQKCSHYFILTASKGSVTNQALLTLPKPSSIPHMTPQWAEHPPLVIQPMSGSPSIEAVGMASAVLAPGIILLTGGCGRSGRDTAARVLIKEKDGWKCACVEVHGDKVVSLYQTLTSIPGGGAVLFGGRTSPLNPTGRVVWVTFDPGNEESQSPVQLSFKNMVCTGNGPKPRWRHTSTLICYKDKTFLFVFGGHTEKDPVLGDAHFLCLEDKHWTEMTVVGAVPEARHSHSACPYEGGLVIFGGLGKGGRPLCDAFYLRPTSSGFCWETVTLHPPPVPRYSHSAHVINEKLVVVGGVWLQADGVPGVAVINLNTGSCVEIQLDTSSVLWPLMLHSFCSELLDSEGSEMVLIGGGGNCFSFGTHLNLHPLTVDLRPILCYSC; the protein is encoded by the exons ATGCCAGTAAATAGCAAGAAAGAGCTAGGAAAAGATACTGCT GTGCAGGGGACTAATGACAGCAGTGTGGTCAGTAAAGTGTCTGCAGCGGCACAAGGCTACTTCCACGATGATTTCCTTAAGCATTTTGTGTGCAAGGTGTCAAGAAGAGCTCCACTGATTAATAG AGGTTATTATGTGCGCTGGAAAGCAGTCGATCACTGTGTGAAACAGTTTTTCCATGCCACAAGATCCTGCTCGAGAAGACAG ATTCTGTCATTAGGAGCCGGGTTTGACTCTTTGTATTTCCGGCTGCATGCAGAAGGAGCCCTTAAATGTGTCACTGTTTTCGAGGTCGACTTTCCAGAAGTTGCCCGGCGCAAGGCTGCCTTGATCAATAGCAATACTTGCCTGAGGGATGTGTTGCCAGATTGGGAGACTGTCTCAAATAAGCAGACTA ATGCTGTGTTCATCAGAAGTGGTCATTATAATCTCATTGGTGTGGATGTCAGGAAGGAGCAGGAGGTGGAGGCAACTCTGAGTGGAGCTGGACTGCAGTGGGACGCTCCCACACTCATCTTGTCAGAGGTTGTGCTGACTTATATGGAAACACAATG GTCAGACGCTGTGATTGGCTGGGCTGCCAAGCTATTCCCACAGTCTATGTTTGTGATGTACGAACAAATCCACCCAGATGACCCGTTTGGCAGGGTCATGCAGAACCACTTTCTGAAGCTCAATTCCACTATACATGCTCTTAAACAATATCCAGACACTGTCGCTCAGACACAGAGATTCATACAGAAG GGCTGGGAAAAATGTGTCTGTCTGGATATGAACCAGTTCTACTTTGACCTTCTTCCTGAAGATGAAAGGCAGCGAGTTGAGGGACTGGAGCCGTTTGATGAGTTTGAG GAATGGCACCAGAAATGTTCTCATTACTTCATCCTTACAGCCTCCAAAGGCTCTGTGACCAATCAAGCCCTTCTCACTCTACCAAAGC CATCCTCCATCCCTCACATGACTCCTCAATGGGCTGAGCATCCTCCCCTGGTCATTCAGCCCATGTCTGGTTCTCCAAGTATAGAGGCTGTTGGAATGGCTTCTGCTGTTCTGGCACCTGGAATCATCCTACTCACCGGAGGCTGTGGAAGAAGCGGAAGAGACACTGCAGCAAGGGTCCTAATCAAAGAGAAGGATGGCTGGAAATGTGCCTGTGTGGAGGTTCATGGAGATAAAG TGGTTAGTCTTTATCAGACATTGACCTCTATCCCTGGAGGTGGAGCTGTCCTCTTCGGTGGCAGAACTTCTCCACTCAATCCAACAGGCAGAGTTGTGTGGGTGACCTTTGACCCTGGCAATGAGGAATCCCAAAGTCCTGTACAGCTGTCATTTAAGAACATGGTTTGTACCGGCAATGGTCCAAAGCCACGATGGCGTCACACATCAACTTTGATATGTTATAAAG ATAAGACCTTTCTATTTGTGTTTGGAGGACATACAGAGAAGGATCCAGTTCTAGGTGATGCACATTTTCTGTGTTTGGAGGACAAGCACTGGACTGAG ATGACAGTTGTTGGTGCTGTTCCGGAAGCCCGTCATTCCCATTCTGCTTGTCCCTATGAAGGGGGACTTGTGATATTTGGAGGTTTGGGGAAAGGAGGCAGACCTCTCTGTGATGCTTTCTACCTAAGACCCACATCATCAGGTTTCTGCTGGGAGACTGTAACTTTACATCCACCCCCAGTACCCAG ATATTCTCACTCAGCCCATGTAATAAATGAGAAGTTGGTTGTGGTTGGTGGAGTTTGGCTTCAGGCTGATGGAGTACCAGGAGTTGCTGTAATAAATCTGAACACTGGGAGCTGTGTGGAGATCCAGCTGGACACC tcatcTGTGCTTTGGCCTCTGATGCTGCATTCATTCTGCTCTGAGCTGCTGGACTCTGAGGGGTCTGAGATGGTGCTCATTGGTGGAGGTGGAAACTGTTTCTCATTTGGAACTCACCTCAATCTCCACCCCTTAACTGTGGATTTAAGACCAATACTTTGCTATTCATGTTAA
- the crygs2 gene encoding crystallin, gamma S2, giving the protein MGKIVFFEDKNFKGRRYECDSDCSDFHTYLSCCNSIRVESGAWVVYERPNYTGNRYLLTRGEYPEYLGWMGLNDSLSSCKLIRFTSGMQYKVQLYDKPDFTGQAIESNEDCPSVLERFRLREVHSCKVLDGYWIFYEHPNYRGHQYFLEKGNYRKPVDWGAVCPTVQSFRRFTE; this is encoded by the exons ATGGGCAAG ATTGTGTTTTTCGAGGACAAAAACTTCAAGGGTCGCCGTTATGAGTGTGACAGTGACTGCTCTGACTTTCACACCTACCTGAGCTGCTGCAATTCTATCCGCGTGGAAAGCGGTGCCTGGGTTGTTTACGAGCGGCCCAACTACACTGGTAACCGGTATCTGCTAACCAGGGGAGAGTATCCTGAATACCTGGGCTGGATGGGTCTCAATGACAGTCTCAGTTCCTGCAAACTCATCCGCTTT ACAAGTGGAATGCAGTACAAGGTTCAGTTATACGACAAGCCTGACTTCACAGGCCAGGCCATAGAGTCCAATGAAGACTGTCCATCTGTGCTGGAGAGGTTCCGTCTGAGAGAGGTCCACTCCTGCAAAGTTCTGGACGGCTACTGGATCTTCTATGAGCATCCCAACTACCGTGGCCACCAGTACTTCCTGGAGAAGGGCAACTACCGCAAACCAGTGGACTGGGGCGCGGTTTGTCCCACCGTGCAGTCTTTCCGTCGCTTCACGGAATGA